In a genomic window of Nodosilinea sp. E11:
- a CDS encoding energy-coupling factor transporter transmembrane component T family protein, producing MDLLRSLPIGLYLEQPITWLHRIDPRVKMAWLMSILVTPILANAYWRFGLVALLVLLTLVGGIPFRVWRQQMGWLVVLSGIVMLLTFVMPDGLQIAHTPRLPTPADMATLEDPPEVLPELPQPTSYRYVVLDWGPITVTRRSMELGIRIGTLLFTLIYGTNLYLLTTAPEEITVSLEALMAPLRWFRLPVTEIALTVTLSLRFIPLVLEEVQNLVRSVQTRAINWKKLGLRGSAQVWLAVVERLLQNLLLRAEQIAAAMEVRGFTSPNEHRVRWYQMVLRSWDWFALGLLAVFWWARWVWGGEI from the coding sequence ATGGATCTTCTGCGATCGCTCCCGATTGGCCTCTACTTAGAACAGCCCATCACCTGGCTGCACCGGATTGATCCCAGGGTCAAGATGGCCTGGCTGATGAGCATTTTGGTCACGCCCATTCTGGCCAATGCCTATTGGCGATTTGGCCTGGTGGCGCTGCTGGTGCTGCTGACGCTGGTGGGAGGCATTCCCTTTCGGGTGTGGCGGCAGCAGATGGGCTGGCTGGTGGTGCTGAGCGGCATCGTTATGCTGCTTACCTTCGTCATGCCCGACGGGCTTCAGATCGCCCATACGCCTCGGCTGCCCACTCCCGCCGACATGGCGACCTTAGAGGATCCGCCAGAGGTGCTACCAGAACTGCCTCAACCCACGTCATACCGCTACGTGGTGCTCGACTGGGGGCCAATCACCGTGACCCGGCGATCGATGGAGCTGGGCATTCGCATTGGCACGCTGCTGTTTACCCTGATCTACGGCACTAACCTCTACCTGCTCACCACCGCCCCTGAAGAAATTACGGTGTCCCTAGAAGCGCTGATGGCCCCACTGCGGTGGTTTCGCCTGCCCGTGACCGAGATTGCCCTGACGGTCACCCTATCGCTGCGGTTTATTCCGCTGGTGCTGGAGGAGGTACAGAACCTGGTGCGATCGGTGCAGACCCGCGCCATCAACTGGAAGAAGTTGGGGCTGCGGGGCTCGGCCCAGGTGTGGCTGGCCGTGGTTGAGCGGCTGCTGCAAAATTTGCTATTGCGGGCAGAGCAGATCGCCGCCGCCATGGAGGTGCGGGGCTTTACCAGCCCCAACGAGCACCGGGTGCGCTGGTACCAAATGGTGCTGCGATCGTGGGATTGGTTTGCCTTGGGGCTATTAGCCGTGTTTTGGTGGGCGCGGTGGGTCTGGGGAGGCGAGATTTGA
- the murG gene encoding undecaprenyldiphospho-muramoylpentapeptide beta-N-acetylglucosaminyltransferase — MPQASTPAASASSPRLLVAASGTGGHLFPAIATAEALRHEGFTIEWLGVPDRLETTLVPDHWPLHTVRMAGFQGRPGLATLKTLGQFGQATVQVRRLLKQGKFDGVFTTGGYIAAPAIIAARSLGLPAVLHESNALPGKVTRWLSPWCTVVALGFEAARSYLPKAETVVVGTPVRDDFLTPEPLALDDPAVPDGVPLIVVVGGSQGAVAVNQLVRAAAPAWINAGAWIVHQTGSSDPDADSYQHPHYIHRPFFSSMAALMNRATLAIGRAGAGTLTELAISRTPAVLIPYPYAAEDHQTVNAAVFTDAAAALTLPQGKTSAAQLQALVLDLLAQPQRLTAMATAAGSLAAADSATKLANLIQQVVLNR; from the coding sequence TTGCCCCAAGCATCTACCCCAGCAGCATCTGCTTCATCGCCCCGGCTGCTGGTGGCCGCCAGCGGCACGGGTGGTCACCTGTTCCCGGCGATCGCCACCGCCGAAGCCCTGCGTCACGAGGGCTTCACCATCGAATGGCTAGGAGTGCCCGATCGCCTCGAAACTACTCTAGTACCCGATCACTGGCCCCTGCATACCGTACGCATGGCTGGGTTTCAAGGTCGACCTGGGCTGGCTACGCTCAAGACGCTGGGCCAGTTTGGCCAGGCTACAGTGCAGGTGCGCCGTCTGCTCAAGCAGGGTAAGTTTGACGGCGTGTTTACCACGGGAGGCTACATTGCCGCCCCGGCTATTATTGCGGCGCGATCGCTCGGGTTGCCCGCAGTGCTGCACGAATCCAACGCTCTGCCGGGTAAAGTTACCCGCTGGCTGAGCCCTTGGTGTACCGTCGTAGCCCTGGGGTTTGAGGCCGCCCGCTCATACCTGCCCAAAGCTGAAACTGTGGTGGTGGGTACCCCGGTTCGAGATGACTTTCTCACCCCTGAGCCGCTAGCCTTAGATGATCCTGCGGTACCCGATGGGGTGCCCCTAATTGTGGTGGTGGGTGGCAGCCAAGGGGCTGTGGCGGTAAATCAACTGGTGCGGGCTGCGGCCCCTGCCTGGATTAATGCCGGTGCTTGGATAGTGCACCAAACCGGCAGCAGCGATCCTGATGCCGACAGTTACCAGCACCCTCACTATATTCACCGCCCGTTCTTTAGCTCTATGGCTGCCCTGATGAACCGGGCCACTCTGGCCATTGGCCGCGCTGGGGCCGGTACCCTCACCGAGTTGGCAATCTCTCGCACCCCGGCGGTGCTGATTCCCTATCCCTACGCGGCAGAAGACCATCAGACCGTGAATGCTGCGGTGTTTACCGATGCCGCTGCGGCCTTAACGCTGCCCCAAGGCAAAACATCGGCCGCTCAGCTCCAGGCTTTGGTGTTAGACCTTCTGGCCCAGCCTCAGCGGTTGACGGCTATGGCCACCGCTGCCGGTAGTCTTGCCGCCGCCGATAGCGCAACGAAACTGGCCAATTTGATTCAGCAAGTGGTGCTAAATCGGTAA
- the pipX gene encoding transcriptional coactivator PipX — translation MSTETYLNHPNFGLLFRVCMVDDGQELFATLYAQRLFFLVTNSPTEGLEFQPLGRSNARLLLESRLRILRRAGQQADYDRLQHTYKQTFQ, via the coding sequence ATGAGCACAGAAACCTATCTCAATCATCCCAATTTTGGCCTGCTCTTCAGAGTATGCATGGTGGACGACGGGCAAGAGCTGTTTGCAACGCTATATGCCCAGCGGCTGTTTTTTCTGGTAACCAACTCCCCCACGGAGGGGTTGGAGTTTCAGCCCCTCGGTCGCAGCAACGCCCGCCTGCTGCTCGAAAGCCGCCTGCGGATTTTGCGGCGGGCTGGCCAGCAGGCCGACTATGATCGCCTCCAGCACACCTATAAGCAAACCTTTCAATGA
- the moaC gene encoding cyclic pyranopterin monophosphate synthase MoaC, with translation MTEKSSPATALTHLDAQGQAHMVDVAAKPQTVREAVAVATVVMQAQTLATIEAGDAPKGDVLGTARIAGIMAAKQTAHLIPLCHPLPIQKVEVQITPDAALPGYTIQATVKIKAETGVEMEALTAASVAALTLYDMAKGLEKSIEIRGIRLLKKTGGKSGDYRADL, from the coding sequence ATGACTGAAAAATCTTCGCCAGCGACAGCCCTCACCCACCTTGATGCCCAGGGCCAAGCTCACATGGTCGATGTTGCCGCCAAACCCCAGACTGTGCGCGAGGCTGTTGCCGTGGCCACCGTGGTCATGCAGGCCCAAACCCTAGCCACCATTGAAGCCGGAGACGCCCCTAAAGGTGACGTGCTAGGCACCGCCCGCATTGCAGGGATTATGGCAGCCAAACAGACGGCTCACCTCATTCCCCTTTGTCACCCCCTGCCCATTCAGAAAGTGGAGGTGCAAATTACTCCCGATGCAGCGTTGCCCGGCTACACCATTCAGGCCACCGTTAAGATCAAGGCCGAAACCGGGGTGGAAATGGAGGCCCTAACCGCTGCTAGCGTAGCTGCACTCACCCTCTACGACATGGCCAAGGGGCTCGAAAAATCGATCGAAATTCGCGGTATTCGCCTACTGAAGAAAACCGGCGGCAAATCGGGCGACTACCGCGCTGACCTCTAG
- a CDS encoding anthranilate synthase component I — protein MGAVGLGRRDLNWWVRSQPLKHRTGSDIFQALYGDRLQQPPSLANLVALLESPCPSSAMAPSRPAPPWSPHGRYSICAGPPQSVGGLPQVWTPGVGHILPMLAERLAGGQQIALLGEEAAAAEQTLPFTGGWLGWLGYDLAWEIERLPTLKDDPLPFPVALWYQPATFAVLDHQAQRLWLAAPSPEELDAMAHQLSLPPDKKPPMVELAGDPRSVTLGMAAAEYQQAVLRAKQHIEAGDVFQVNLSLRFSTETTAHSWTLYRNLQGINPSPFACYWRTPWGDVISCSPERLVQLQNGPGEPDEKRIAQTRPIAGTRPRGATPQQDAELAQTLLSNPKERAEHIMLVDLERNDLGRVCQWGTVQVDELLTVEYYSHVMHLVSNVVGELRGDRSAIDLIRATFPGGTITGCPKVRCMEIIEALEPVRRSLFYGSCGYLDRRGQLDLNILIRTLLVGHTEPASARSTVWGQVGAGIVADSDPQREWQESLQKAQAQLLALGLG, from the coding sequence GTGGGCGCGGTGGGTCTGGGGAGGCGAGATTTGAACTGGTGGGTGCGATCGCAACCGCTCAAGCACCGCACCGGTAGCGATATCTTTCAAGCCCTCTACGGCGATCGCTTGCAGCAGCCCCCTAGCCTAGCTAATCTAGTGGCCCTGCTAGAGAGCCCTTGCCCTAGTTCTGCCATGGCTCCCTCTCGCCCTGCCCCCCCCTGGAGCCCTCACGGACGCTACTCGATCTGCGCCGGGCCGCCCCAGTCGGTAGGGGGGCTTCCCCAGGTGTGGACACCGGGGGTGGGCCATATTTTGCCCATGCTGGCCGAACGGTTAGCCGGGGGCCAACAGATCGCGCTCTTAGGCGAAGAAGCCGCTGCCGCCGAGCAAACACTGCCCTTTACCGGCGGCTGGCTGGGCTGGCTGGGCTACGACCTCGCCTGGGAAATTGAGCGCCTACCCACCCTCAAGGACGATCCCCTACCCTTTCCGGTGGCGCTGTGGTATCAGCCCGCGACCTTTGCCGTGCTCGACCACCAAGCCCAGCGGCTGTGGCTGGCGGCACCGTCTCCAGAAGAGCTAGATGCCATGGCGCACCAGCTCAGTCTGCCTCCGGATAAAAAACCGCCAATGGTAGAACTGGCGGGCGATCCCCGCTCTGTGACCCTGGGGATGGCAGCGGCAGAGTACCAGCAGGCGGTGCTACGGGCCAAGCAGCACATTGAAGCGGGGGATGTCTTTCAGGTCAATCTTTCCCTCCGGTTCTCGACGGAAACTACGGCCCATAGTTGGACCCTGTACCGCAACTTGCAGGGCATTAACCCCTCTCCCTTTGCTTGCTATTGGCGCACCCCCTGGGGCGACGTGATTAGCTGCTCGCCAGAACGGCTCGTTCAGCTCCAGAACGGGCCAGGCGAACCCGATGAGAAGCGCATCGCCCAGACCCGCCCCATCGCCGGTACACGCCCTCGGGGAGCAACTCCCCAGCAAGACGCCGAGTTGGCCCAAACCCTGCTGAGCAACCCTAAGGAGCGGGCAGAGCACATCATGCTGGTAGACCTAGAGCGCAACGACCTGGGCCGGGTGTGTCAGTGGGGTACGGTGCAAGTCGATGAACTGCTGACTGTGGAGTACTACAGCCACGTCATGCACCTAGTGAGCAATGTGGTGGGAGAGCTGAGGGGCGATCGCTCCGCCATCGACCTGATCCGTGCCACGTTTCCCGGCGGCACGATTACCGGCTGCCCCAAGGTGCGCTGCATGGAAATCATCGAAGCCCTAGAGCCAGTGCGCCGCAGCCTGTTCTACGGCTCCTGTGGCTACCTTGACCGGCGCGGCCAGCTAGATTTGAACATTTTGATCCGCACCCTGTTGGTTGGGCATACTGAACCAGCATCGGCCAGATCTACGGTGTGGGGGCAGGTGGGAGCAGGCATCGTCGCCGACAGCGACCCTCAGCGAGAATGGCAAGAGTCCTTACAAAAAGCCCAGGCGCAGCTGCTAGCCCTGGGCTTGGGCTAG
- a CDS encoding MFS transporter, whose amino-acid sequence MTIFSTFSPAVRNNLTVLFAAGLCFWAGLAGLLPTLPLFIETLGGSGQQIGIVMASFAIGLLVARPYLSRLADERGRKVVLMVGLTAIAIAPFGYLLVQFLPRAIVPLSIAGYTFSLDTSILAMMGIRAFHGLSIAAFVVAYSALVLDLAPPANRGELIGYMTLVNPISLALGPALGGFLYEATGFTTAFLAMGLLGLVGLGLVARLHEPYQPRNATDGAGVPAFWGQLWSGRVRTPAIILLLVGLAFGTLSTFVPLYVREAGLALNVGLIYTASALASFMSRLVAGRASDRYGRGRFITASLLVYSLAMGMFWLARSAPMFLLAGFIQGFAGGTLIPMIAALMGDRSTASDRGRTFGLAMVGFDVGIALAGPVFGTIADQLGYRGIFGLSGVMTLVGLVVFATANSKDLAHSLRFALGHGQDVYATDLAAQRSGSITP is encoded by the coding sequence TTGACTATTTTCTCAACCTTTAGCCCGGCGGTGCGCAACAATCTGACGGTGTTGTTTGCGGCGGGGCTCTGCTTTTGGGCCGGGCTGGCGGGGCTGTTGCCCACCCTACCGCTATTTATCGAAACCCTGGGGGGTAGTGGCCAACAGATCGGTATTGTGATGGCGTCGTTTGCCATTGGTCTGCTGGTGGCGCGGCCCTACCTGTCGCGGTTGGCCGATGAGCGAGGCCGCAAAGTGGTGCTGATGGTGGGCTTGACTGCGATCGCGATCGCCCCCTTTGGCTACCTGCTGGTGCAGTTCTTGCCCCGCGCGATTGTGCCCCTCTCGATAGCCGGGTACACCTTCAGTTTAGACACCTCCATTTTGGCGATGATGGGCATTCGTGCCTTTCACGGGCTGAGCATTGCGGCCTTTGTGGTGGCCTATAGTGCCTTGGTGCTCGACTTGGCCCCACCCGCCAATCGGGGCGAACTGATTGGCTATATGACTCTGGTCAACCCCATTAGTTTGGCCCTCGGCCCGGCTCTGGGCGGCTTTCTCTACGAGGCGACCGGGTTCACGACAGCGTTTTTGGCGATGGGCCTGCTGGGCCTGGTGGGCTTGGGCCTGGTGGCGCGACTGCACGAACCCTATCAGCCCCGCAACGCTACCGACGGGGCTGGGGTACCGGCATTTTGGGGACAGCTGTGGAGCGGGCGAGTCCGCACTCCGGCAATTATTTTGCTGCTGGTGGGGTTGGCCTTTGGCACCCTCAGCACTTTTGTACCGCTGTATGTGCGTGAGGCGGGATTAGCCTTAAATGTAGGCCTGATCTACACCGCCTCAGCGCTGGCCAGCTTTATGTCGCGGTTAGTGGCGGGGCGGGCCAGCGATCGCTATGGGCGGGGGCGATTCATCACTGCTAGCCTGCTGGTCTATAGCCTGGCGATGGGCATGTTTTGGCTGGCCCGCAGCGCGCCGATGTTTTTGCTGGCGGGGTTCATTCAAGGGTTTGCCGGCGGCACGTTAATTCCGATGATTGCGGCCCTGATGGGCGATCGCTCTACGGCGAGCGATCGGGGCCGTACCTTTGGCCTAGCGATGGTGGGCTTTGATGTGGGCATTGCCCTGGCTGGCCCAGTCTTTGGCACCATTGCCGATCAGCTGGGCTACCGAGGCATCTTTGGTCTCTCGGGAGTCATGACCCTAGTAGGGCTTGTAGTTTTTGCCACAGCCAACAGCAAAGACTTAGCCCACTCCCTGCGGTTTGCCCTAGGCCACGGCCAAGATGTATACGCCACAGACCTAGCGGCTCAACGCTCCGGCAGCATAACCCCCTAG
- the der gene encoding ribosome biogenesis GTPase Der — protein MPLPIVAVIGRPNVGKSTLVNRLAGAQDAIVYDQPGVTRDRTYQPAFWRDRDYLVVDTGGLVFDDDTEFLPYIREQAQLALSEASAAVFVVDGKTGPTESDREIASWLRQQSVPVLLAVNKCESLDHGLVQAAQFWELGLGEPYAVSGIHGNGTGEMLDALVEFLPETVEEVAEEEIKVAIVGRPNVGKSSLLNAFVGETRAIVSPISGTTRDAIDMQVQHGDKTYRLIDTAGIRKKKSVEYGPEFFGINRAFKAIRRADVVLLVIDALDGVTEQDQKLAGRIEEDGRACVIVVNKWDAVEKDSHTIYDFDHQISARLNFLDWAKRIFVSAKTGQRVPKILELVDHAVEQHRRRVSTSVVNEVLEDAVKWHTPPTTRQGRQGRIYYGTQVTVRPPSFTLFVNDPHLLKDNYRRYVERQFRENLGFEGTPIRIFWRGKAMRDLERNNPNRATKV, from the coding sequence ATGCCCCTGCCTATTGTTGCGGTTATCGGACGCCCAAATGTGGGCAAATCTACCCTAGTGAACCGCCTGGCCGGGGCTCAAGACGCAATTGTCTACGACCAGCCAGGGGTGACCCGCGATCGCACCTACCAGCCCGCCTTTTGGCGCGATCGCGACTATCTGGTGGTCGATACCGGCGGCCTAGTATTTGACGACGACACCGAGTTTTTGCCCTACATTCGCGAACAGGCCCAGCTGGCGCTGAGCGAAGCTAGCGCCGCCGTATTCGTGGTCGATGGCAAAACTGGCCCCACCGAATCCGATCGCGAAATTGCCTCCTGGCTACGGCAGCAGTCGGTGCCGGTGCTGCTGGCCGTCAACAAGTGCGAATCGTTAGACCACGGCCTGGTGCAGGCAGCCCAGTTCTGGGAGCTAGGCCTGGGCGAACCCTACGCTGTCTCCGGCATTCACGGCAACGGCACTGGGGAAATGCTCGATGCCCTGGTCGAATTTCTGCCCGAAACCGTCGAAGAAGTGGCCGAAGAAGAAATCAAAGTCGCCATTGTGGGGCGACCTAACGTGGGCAAATCGAGCCTGCTCAACGCCTTTGTGGGTGAAACTCGCGCCATAGTCAGCCCGATCTCGGGCACCACCCGCGATGCGATCGACATGCAGGTGCAGCACGGCGACAAAACCTACCGCCTGATTGACACCGCCGGCATTCGCAAGAAGAAAAGCGTCGAGTATGGGCCAGAGTTCTTTGGCATCAACCGCGCCTTTAAGGCGATCCGCCGGGCCGACGTGGTGCTGCTGGTGATCGACGCCCTCGACGGCGTCACTGAGCAAGACCAAAAGCTGGCGGGTCGCATCGAAGAAGACGGTCGCGCCTGCGTGATTGTCGTCAACAAGTGGGATGCCGTAGAAAAAGATAGCCACACCATCTACGACTTTGATCATCAGATCTCAGCCCGACTCAATTTTCTCGACTGGGCCAAACGTATCTTCGTTAGCGCCAAGACGGGGCAGCGAGTACCCAAAATTTTAGAATTAGTCGATCATGCTGTGGAGCAGCACCGTCGCCGGGTGAGCACCTCAGTGGTCAACGAAGTGCTCGAAGATGCGGTCAAGTGGCACACGCCACCCACTACCCGCCAGGGTCGTCAAGGCCGCATTTACTACGGCACTCAGGTAACGGTACGGCCCCCATCGTTTACGCTATTTGTGAATGATCCCCACCTGCTAAAGGACAACTACCGCCGCTACGTAGAGCGGCAGTTCCGCGAAAACCTGGGCTTTGAGGGCACTCCCATTCGTATTTTCTGGCGGGGCAAGGCCATGCGTGACCTAGAGCGCAACAACCCCAACCGGGCCACGAAAGTCTGA
- a CDS encoding DUF1997 domain-containing protein produces MKEFHASQTLCLRVPNEAIPIEHYLRQPQRLVQAITDPRRIEVLGEGVYRLSLRPLQFFGISIEPTADLQVRSHSDGTLTLESVGCQVKGPDYLSFVNDSFGMALKGTLTPHRETTYTELRGWADLRIQLELPPPISFMPTSVLDRTGKTFLSGILTTIKYRIERQLIEDYRAWVAANQAQLQVSAPSALHGRTVQG; encoded by the coding sequence ATGAAAGAGTTCCACGCCAGCCAAACCCTATGCCTGCGGGTGCCTAACGAGGCCATTCCGATTGAGCACTACCTGCGGCAGCCTCAGCGTCTCGTGCAAGCGATTACCGATCCTCGCCGCATTGAGGTGTTGGGCGAAGGGGTCTATCGGCTGAGCCTGCGACCGCTGCAATTTTTTGGCATTAGCATTGAGCCCACCGCCGACTTGCAGGTGCGATCGCACTCTGACGGCACTTTGACTCTGGAGTCGGTAGGCTGCCAGGTCAAGGGGCCTGACTATCTGAGTTTTGTCAACGACTCTTTTGGGATGGCGCTGAAGGGCACCCTCACGCCCCACCGCGAAACCACCTACACAGAATTGCGGGGTTGGGCCGATCTGCGTATTCAGCTAGAACTGCCGCCCCCAATTAGCTTTATGCCGACTTCGGTGCTCGATCGCACGGGCAAAACCTTTCTCAGCGGCATCTTGACCACCATCAAATATCGCATTGAGCGCCAGCTCATCGAAGACTATCGCGCCTGGGTAGCCGCCAACCAAGCTCAACTCCAGGTCAGCGCTCCCAGCGCCCTGCATGGTCGTACGGTGCAGGGGTAG
- a CDS encoding cupin — protein MANHNWLITDDGTRRSFGDSDTPEPGRYYRLYRFLTELEDILDIFHDDISRLEAITPLVRKLLVSSYWLQMEYHNPDPAMGWSVNFLYREHEFPITIQMVSWLPERKSSIHNHGTWAIVALVGGQERNRLWRRAPAPNQPDRLELVEEVILNPGDVVALTANAIHSVEPLGDEPTVSFNLYGVTNFSDRYEFDPESHTARRF, from the coding sequence ATGGCAAACCACAACTGGCTCATCACCGACGATGGCACCCGTCGCTCCTTCGGCGATTCGGACACCCCAGAGCCAGGGCGTTACTACCGTCTATACCGGTTTTTGACTGAGCTGGAAGATATTCTCGATATTTTTCATGACGACATCAGCCGTTTAGAAGCGATCACCCCTCTGGTGCGCAAACTGCTGGTGAGCTCCTATTGGCTGCAAATGGAGTACCACAACCCCGACCCGGCCATGGGCTGGAGCGTTAACTTTCTCTACCGCGAACACGAGTTTCCCATCACCATCCAGATGGTGAGTTGGTTGCCCGAGCGCAAATCTAGCATTCACAACCATGGCACCTGGGCCATAGTGGCTCTGGTAGGTGGCCAAGAGCGCAACCGCCTCTGGCGGCGGGCACCCGCACCAAATCAGCCCGATCGCCTTGAGCTCGTCGAAGAGGTAATTCTCAACCCCGGCGATGTCGTGGCCCTGACCGCCAATGCTATTCACAGTGTCGAACCCCTGGGCGACGAACCTACGGTGTCGTTTAATCTCTATGGGGTAACCAATTTTAGCGATCGCTACGAATTCGACCCCGAGAGCCACACCGCTCGCCGGTTTTAG
- a CDS encoding SAM-dependent chlorinase/fluorinase: protein MPIALITDFGTQDAYVGIMKGVIVTLCPTAPLIDLTHAIPPQDLVAARFTLLSAYPYLPTGTVYLVVVDPGVGTRRRAIAVQTSRGFLVGPDNGVLSGVWPNDDRVEAVELTHADYWRGAHPSATFHGRDIFAPVAAHLANGVALTQLGPTIDAQSLVQLPRPAPVALAGGWEGAVQYIDRFGNAATTIPASAVDSGPWSLTVGTTTLSGTTTYGAVAPGTALALVGSHGFVEIAINQGSAQATFGLMVGDRIQVTRLPQPPSTAC from the coding sequence ATGCCCATTGCCCTGATCACTGACTTCGGCACCCAAGACGCCTACGTCGGCATTATGAAGGGTGTCATTGTGACCCTATGCCCCACCGCCCCGCTGATCGACCTTACCCACGCTATTCCTCCCCAAGATCTGGTCGCTGCGCGGTTCACGCTGCTCAGCGCCTACCCGTACCTACCCACGGGCACGGTGTATCTAGTGGTGGTCGATCCGGGGGTAGGTACCCGCCGTCGCGCGATCGCCGTGCAGACCTCCCGAGGCTTTTTGGTGGGGCCAGACAATGGCGTGCTCAGCGGCGTTTGGCCCAATGATGACCGGGTGGAGGCCGTAGAGCTAACCCATGCTGACTACTGGCGCGGTGCCCACCCCAGTGCCACCTTCCACGGTCGAGACATTTTTGCCCCGGTGGCGGCGCACCTAGCCAACGGCGTTGCCCTCACTCAGCTAGGGCCAACAATCGATGCTCAGTCTCTGGTGCAGTTGCCTAGGCCAGCGCCTGTGGCCCTAGCTGGGGGCTGGGAGGGTGCGGTGCAGTATATCGATCGCTTTGGCAATGCGGCGACGACCATTCCGGCCAGCGCCGTAGACTCTGGCCCCTGGTCACTCACGGTGGGAACCACAACACTGTCGGGAACCACAACCTATGGCGCGGTGGCCCCAGGGACAGCCCTAGCACTGGTGGGCAGCCACGGTTTTGTTGAGATAGCCATCAACCAGGGCAGCGCCCAGGCGACCTTTGGCCTCATGGTGGGCGATCGCATTCAGGTCACCCGGTTGCCTCAGCCCCCGTCTACCGCCTGCTGA
- a CDS encoding YggS family pyridoxal phosphate-dependent enzyme yields the protein MTAAPSALPEQFDAIRQGIPPTVTLIAVTKFLPVETIRAAYERGVRHFGESRVQEAIAKQTELSDLPDITWHLIGHLQTNKARKAVEHFDWIHSVDSLKLAERLDQAAMEVEKVPQCCLQVKLVPDPPKYGLDATALTPLLPQFDQLAHLNIRGLMTIPPQGAEPAVVREAFTGAKALATTINQSGFHRLHIDQLSLGMSGDYGEAIACGSTMVRLGTALFGPRPLSP from the coding sequence ATGACCGCTGCCCCCAGCGCCCTGCCAGAGCAATTTGACGCTATTCGTCAGGGCATTCCCCCCACGGTAACGTTGATTGCAGTAACCAAGTTTCTGCCAGTAGAGACCATTCGAGCGGCCTACGAACGGGGGGTGAGACACTTTGGCGAAAGTCGGGTGCAGGAGGCGATCGCCAAACAGACCGAACTCAGCGACCTACCCGACATTACCTGGCACCTGATTGGCCACTTGCAAACCAACAAAGCCCGCAAGGCCGTTGAGCATTTTGACTGGATTCACTCCGTTGACAGCCTGAAGCTAGCCGAACGTCTCGATCAAGCCGCTATGGAGGTGGAGAAAGTCCCCCAGTGCTGTCTCCAAGTAAAACTGGTGCCCGACCCGCCAAAATACGGCCTCGATGCCACCGCCCTCACGCCTCTCTTACCCCAATTTGACCAGTTGGCCCACCTCAACATTCGCGGCCTGATGACCATTCCTCCCCAGGGAGCCGAGCCAGCCGTAGTGCGCGAGGCGTTTACAGGGGCCAAGGCTTTGGCTACCACCATCAACCAGAGCGGCTTTCATCGCTTGCACATTGATCAGCTTTCCCTGGGGATGTCTGGAGACTATGGAGAGGCGATCGCCTGCGGATCGACGATGGTGCGGCTGGGTACCGCTCTGTTTGGCCCGCGCCCCCTATCGCCTTAA
- a CDS encoding cell division protein SepF: protein MSNMFSKLRDFVGLNDPADYDYEYEEMDGEEYQNLYQEENTQPIVQPQPEEVRRARPRRERMMPTDAGMTPMASNVIGMPGAMNGTSEVVVMEPRSFEEMPQAIQALRERKSVVLNLTIMDPDQAQRAVDFVAGGTYAIDGHQERIGESIFLFTPNCVQVSTPTEYEEEVFMGQSQGMPMAGQMPPAPTWGAEPMVRMA from the coding sequence GTGAGCAACATGTTTTCTAAACTGCGGGACTTCGTCGGCCTAAACGACCCAGCAGACTATGACTACGAATACGAAGAAATGGATGGAGAGGAGTACCAAAACCTCTACCAGGAAGAGAATACCCAGCCCATTGTGCAGCCCCAGCCCGAAGAAGTGCGGCGAGCTCGTCCCCGTCGCGAACGTATGATGCCCACTGATGCAGGAATGACCCCGATGGCCAGCAACGTAATTGGTATGCCTGGTGCCATGAACGGCACCTCCGAAGTGGTGGTGATGGAGCCTCGCTCCTTCGAAGAGATGCCCCAAGCCATTCAGGCCCTGCGCGAGCGCAAGTCGGTCGTTCTCAATCTCACCATCATGGACCCCGACCAGGCTCAACGCGCCGTCGACTTCGTGGCGGGCGGCACCTATGCTATCGACGGGCACCAAGAGCGCATTGGCGAGAGCATCTTCCTGTTTACCCCCAACTGCGTACAGGTGAGCACCCCCACCGAGTACGAAGAAGAAGTCTTTATGGGTCAGTCCCAGGGTATGCCCATGGCTGGCCAAATGCCCCCTGCACCCACCTGGGGCGCAGAGCCTATGGTTCGCATGGCCTAG